A window of Scomber scombrus chromosome 23, fScoSco1.1, whole genome shotgun sequence contains these coding sequences:
- the hacd4 gene encoding very-long-chain (3R)-3-hydroxyacyl-CoA dehydratase 4 has protein sequence MAGVEFSLRKECSVFSGRVGFSFRQAYIFSYNLFQFCGHTWILSNTIARFFTFGQDALADTFYSVGFVMSLCQLLSILELFHIADGIEKARLLPRLIQVMEKNVLLIMIIMLEEIQSKPVVCLLLFLWNILDLVRYPHELLCLMDTPSIAMLWTRYTLWIPLYILSVATEVVTIYRALPYVEPTVSSSCLNSTVSTHIHLPFVLMAYLPVLALGASVTVWQLLKERQHHLEKWCKKMKRK, from the exons ATGGCTGGGGTAGAGTTTTCGCTGAGGAAGGaatgttctgtgttttcagGGCGTGTTGG CTTCAGCTTCAGGCAGGCCTACATTTTCTCCTACAACCTGTTCCAGTTCTGTGGACACACTTGGATACTATCTAATACAATAGCCAGGTTTTTTACATTTGGTCAAG aTGCCTTAGCAGACACGTTTTACTCTGTTGGCTTTGTGATGAGTCTCTGCCAGCTGCTCTCCATCTTGGAGCTTTTCCATATCGCAGATGGGATTGAGAAAGCCAGACTTCTTCCCCGCTTAATCCAA gttATGGAGAAGAACGTCCTGCTGATCATGATCATCATGCTGGAGGAGATCCAGAGTAAACCAGTGGTCTGTCTTCTGCTCTTCTTGTGGAACATTTTAGACCTCGTAAG GTACCCCCATGAACTGCTGTGTCTGATGGATACACCATCCATCGCCATGCTGTGGACCCGCTACACACTCTGGATCCCTTTATACATCCTGTCGGTCGCCACAGAGG TCGTCACTATTTACCGCGCTCTGCCGTACGTTGAGCCGACAGTCTCGTCCTCATGCCTTAATTCAACAGTGTCGACACACATTCACCTACCCTTTGTCCTCATGGCCTACCTGCCTGTTCTCGCTCTTG GGGCCTCTGTGACAGTGTGGCAGCTgctgaaagagagacagcacCACCTGGAGAAATGGTGCAAGAAgatgaaaaggaaatga